One genomic segment of Besnoitia besnoiti strain Bb-Ger1 chromosome VII, whole genome shotgun sequence includes these proteins:
- a CDS encoding hypothetical protein (encoded by transcript BESB_076630): MDVPSGDSCGERNSRDVILLDPPTFSSASASQDLVPGQVAMGVNACSGSPAGPHGFPIVSHVPADAAGFTPPPATSVFRGGAVARKAEETAGCKRQDSAKGIKRASFNLQRNTTHVIPSRQDQAEEVFKDEARSKELVRTEQRRLIEQQLRFQRACDSARYLVQCRLILHDNPSDAVAGGESPNKAKAREFLELKGLPSAREYEALGDEQEEETTFLLRSAVGFLKPEELSDVALERESLGKCGYFLCTQQMPTGAHKKGRLSLVRRWRLDPSVIRVVDEDDLLLFCSSECYHQHKKLQRFQTEEQLYARPFVREWVGRVSLRSRRYRWMNVADPAVAPSRESPPYSPSAKPDARPGPTATRSPDDQDAAAGVCGLPAEDAAARAASSPASFLASHVGRAPSAAEALGAASHDDETGEASTRASAAQEPAGRASEALGASPSSARGGDTTSSADSAGTAGRGDGEERHDLRSRTAWEPVATATQDASAQNETRMDTEARVPVSAKTKTVGRAIKVRIEDDGASSWSESEEECDGKAGELSQQKGQESSFPTSADAPASEGRRADASALEVKHEQFSYAAWDEKAAASDSERLPADSWRGQLTKPANLMNLQWHQQQRDALHAADQVLCFNYASQENEAAFPLSGTCPASASGAGPEASASSTHETAEETQHLRGKSLGAQGASVCGRSSTKHGRGDGEGISLVSAGGASSPALGASGPATGDGAHPGRVGVHPGTPAPCVGDSLPRERAEGSIQNAARRSASSEPTGESGRPGGDALACSSKIKERGHAGSGCGVEKTVEKQNPENITHIRDGEQDWTDGSEEEGGDDWGIAKDLNEFLDLTDDEDCDDNFYDRTPSEASSRRGTPSIGDRTEASCAAGGGTSQPPRALVGRRPHGDGEAGGGRVNANKASIHTQVEPAFGHLSDLSIVWDLLGNWSRAETREFLLRQNGLSDVTSLGDAHAVAPSAHPAPFSNTEAAADEAEETSTRDAAEAAKADQIQRVEQLVQALLRVLPRNLVAQYSGILVELCGTFRIQRAAPPMRPALCRAFLAILLVGLQRTSWAMSSHISGRANPGVGLEEMPQSKMIVPNMAAIQAWLCTQERGGGDDEGLREFVFSAFFAEATKRGETASAAGGTETEGGVAVSRASDTAQRARRTASPSRRSTEVMAARGARPSVVSSTGARHPGGETSVESERFRKHTGQAEGGASTATTEPHARRSRQESPTWWWVEKSLELLLNPVTDA, from the exons ATGGACGTCCCAAGCGGCGACTCTTGCGGCGAGCGGAATTCCCGCGACGTGATTCTTCTCGATCCCCCAACTTTCTCCTCGGCCTCAGCGTCGCAGGATCTCGTTCCAGGGCAGGTGGCAATGGGCGTGAATGCATGCAGCGGAAGCCCCGCAGGGCCCCACGGCTTCCCGATTGTTTCTCACGTGCCAGCGGACGCAGCGGGATTcacgccgcctcctgcgacTTCCGTGTTCCGAGGAGGAGCCGTGGCGCGGAAAGCCGAGGAAACAGCCGGATGCAAACGGCAGGACAGCGCCAAGGGAATCAAGCGAGCCTCGTTCAACTTGCAGCGGAATACCACGCATGTGATCCCGAGTCGGCAAGACCAGGCAGAGGAGGTCTTCAAGGACGAGGCGAGAAGCAAAGAACTCGTGCGCAcagagcagcggcgcttGATCG AGCAACAGCTGCGGTTTCAGAGGGCGTGCGACAGCGCACGCTATCTGGTTCAGTGCCGGCTGATTCTTCACGATAATCCATCGGATGCCGTCGCGGGAGGCGAGTCCCCTaacaaggcgaaggcgagagagttCCTCGAGTTGAAAGGTCTCCCTTCCGCCAGAGAATACGAGGCGCTGGGCGACGaacaggaagaagaaacgacGTTTTTGCTGCGAAGCGCTGTAGGATTCTTGAAGCCCGAAGAACTCAGCGACGTCGCTCTCGAACGCGAGTCGCTCGGAAAATGCGGATACTTTCTCTGCACGCAGCAGATGCCGACGGGCGCACACAAAAAAGG CCGTCTGTCTCTGgtgcgccgctggcgactgGATCCGAGCGTGATTCGCGTGGTTGACGAGGACGACCTGCtgctcttctgcagcagcgaatGCTATCACCAGCATAAGAAGCTCCAGCGTTTCCAAACGGAAGAGCAGCTCTACGCGCGGCCTTTTGTGCGCGAGTGGGTCGGCCGAGTCTCCCTCCGGTCTCGGCGATACCGCTGGATGAACGTCGCAGACCCGGCTgttgcgccgtcgcgcgaaTCTCCTCCTTACTCCCCATCCGCGAAGCCTGACGCTCGCCCAGGCCCTACGGCTACACGCTCTCCTGACGACcaggacgcggccgccggcgtctgcgggctgcccgcagaagacgcagctgcgagagcggcctcttctcccgCGTCTTTCTTGGCCTCTCACGTGGGCCGTGctcccagcgccgcggaggcgttAGGGGCAGCCTCTCACGACGATGAGACTGGAGAGGCTtcgacgcgcgcgtcagCTGCGCAGGAGCCTGCAGGTCGGGCCTCAGAAGCTttgggcgcctcgccgtcgagtgcgcgcggcggagacacgacGAGTTCTGCCGATTCCGCGGGGACTGCCGGAAGAGGAGatggagaagagaggcacgACCTGCGCAGTCGGACCGCCTGGGAGCCCGTGGCGACCGCGACGCAGGACGCAAGCGCCCAAAACGAGACTAGAATGGACACGGAGGCCAGAGTGCCAGTgtcagcgaagacgaagacagtGGGGCGTGCGATAAAGGTAAGGATTGAAGACGACGGGGCGAGTTCGTGGAGCGAGAGTGAGGAGGAATGCGACGGCAAAGCAGGAGAATTGAGTCAGCAGAAGGGACAAGAGTCCAGCTTTCCCACCTCCGCGGATGCACCTGCCTccgaggggcggcgcgctgacGCGAGCGCGTTGGAAGTGAAGCATGAACAGTTTAGTTATGCTGCGTGGGACGAGaaagcggcagcgagcgactCTGAGAGGCTTCCTGCAGACAGCTGGCGAGGGCAACTGACCAAACCAGCAAACCTGATGAACCTGCAGTGGCATCAACAGCAACGAGACGCGTTGCATGCGGCAGACCAGGTGCTGTGCTTCAACTACGCCAGCCAGGAGAACGAGGCCGCCTTTCCTCTCAGTGGGACGTGtcctgcctcggcgtctggGGCGGGACCAGAGGCGTCTGCATCTTCAACGCACGAAACGGCTGAGGAAACGCAGCATTTGCGAGGAAAGTCGCTTGGCGCACAAGGGGCTTCCGTGTGTGGGCGGAGTTCGACAAAGCATGGCAGAGGCGATGGCGAAGGAATATCCCTGGTCTCTGCTGGCGGAGCCTCCAGCCCCGCTCTTGGGGCCTCGGGGCCTGCGACAGGAGACGGCGCCCATCCAGGACGTGTGGGAGTCCATCCTGGAACACCAGCACCTTGTGTCGGTGATTCATTGCCGCGGGAACGCGCCGAGGGCTCAATCCAGAACGCAGCCAGAAGAAGCGCCTCGTCCGAACCCACTGGCGAGAGCGGACGgccaggaggcgacgcgctggcgtGCTCTAGCAAAATTAAGGAACGAGGTCATGCAGGTTCGGGCTGCGGCGTAGAAAAAACAGTGGAGAAGCAAAATCCTGAAAACATAACTCACATTCGCGACGGCGAACAGGACTGGACAGACGGctcggaggaggaagggggcGACGACTGGGGCATCGCCAAAGACCTCAATGAGTTTCTCGACCTCACGGATGACGAAGACTGCGACGACAACTTCTACGATCGCACGCCGTCTGAAGCCTCTTCGAGAAGAGGCACGCCTTCCATAGGCGACCGGACTGAAGCGagctgcgctgctggaggaggaaCTTCGCAGCCGCCCCGAGCGCTCGtcgggcggcgaccgcatggcgacggcgaggcgggaggTGGGAGAGTGAACGCGAATAAGGCTAGCATTCACACGCAAGTTGAACCGGCGTTTGGGCACCTGTCGGACCTGTCCATCGTCTGGGACCTGCTGGGAAACTGGAGCAGAGCCGAAACGCGCGAATTCTTGCTCCGGCAGAACGGCCTGAGCGACGTGACCTCTctgggcgacgcgcacgcggtgGCACCTTCTGCTCACCCCGCACCTTTCTCAAACACGGAAGCTGCGGCCGatgaggcagaggagacctcgacgagggacgcagcagaagcggcgaaggcagaccAAATTCAGCGGGTGGAGCAGCTCGTTCAGGCGCTCCTGCGGGTGCTGCCGAGGAACCTCGTGGCTCAGTACAGCGGGATCCTCGTGGAGTTGTGCGGGACTTTCCGCATCCAAAGG GCGGCACCTCCGATGCGACCTGCCCTTTGCCGAGCGTTTCTAGCGATTCTTCTAGTTGGCCTTCAGCGGACTTCCTGGGCAATGTCGTCGCACATTAGCGGAAGAGCGAACCCCGGTGTGGGGCTGGAAGAGATGCCTCAGTCGAAGATGATCGTCCCCAACATGGCGGCCATTCAAGCGTGGCTGTGCACTCaagagcgcggaggcggcgatgaCGAGGGGCTGCGGGAATTCGTTTTTTCAGCCTTCTTTGCCGAGGCGACAAAGCGAGGTGAAACGGCcagcgcggctggcgggacCGAAACAGAAGGAGGTGTGGCGGTTTCGCGTGCCTCAGACACGGCACAGCGAGCACGGCGTACAGCCTCTCCAAGTCGGCGGTCCACCGAAGTCATGGCGGCGAGGGGCGCCAGACCTAGCGTCGTCTCCAGTACGGGCGCGCGACATCCCGGGGGCGAGACGTCAGTGGAAAGCGAGAGATTCAGGAAGCACACAgggcaggcggagggcggagcAAGCACCGCGACAACAGAGCCGCACGCCAGGCGCAGTCGACAGGAGTCGCCGACTTGGTGGTGGGTTGAGAAGAGCCttgagctgctgctgaatCCAGTGACGGATGCGTGA